The Thermomonospora amylolytica sequence GCCGCTGCGCGACGGCCTGGGCGACATGAACGGCTGGGTGGCCGCGCTCGCCCACCTGACCATGCTGCAGGACCTGCTGGCGGTGCCCAACGCGCTGAACGTGCTGTGGACGCTGTCCTACGAGATGGTGTTCTACCTGCTGGTCGCGGCGCTGTTCGCGGTGGGCCTGCACCGCCGTTCGGCGGGGGTGGCGGCGGGACTGGCCACCGCCGCCGGGGCGGCCGTGCTGCTCGGCGGGCTGCCGTCGGCCGGTGCGCTGGCCCGTGTCGCCGGGACCGCCCCGGTCGTCACCGTCACCGCGCTGGCGCTGGCCGCCGCGATCGGCTGCGCGTTCTCCGGCCGCCCGGCGGTGCGGACCGCGGGCACCGTGCTGGGCGGAGTGCTGGCCGCCGTGCTGCTGACCGCCAACGGCCGGGTGCCGCTGTGGGAGGGCCTGGTCATCCTGGCGGTGATGTTCACCGGCACCGCGATCTACCGCGCCGAGCACCGGCAGACCGGCGTGGGGGCCGCGGCGGCCGGCGGCGGGCTGGTGCTGGCGGTCGCCGTGGCCGCCGGGCTCTGGCACATGGGCGGCTGGAACCTGCCCGCCGACCAGGTGCTCGGGCTGCGCCGCGCATGGGCGTCCGCGGTGCTGCTGGCGGCCGTCACGTTCGCGGTGGGGATGGCGCTGCGGCACCGCCGGATGCCCCGCTGGCTCACCGGCCTGGGCGTGATCAGCTACTCGGTCTACCTGCTGCACCCGGTGCTGCTGGTGACCGCGGACGCGGTGTTCGGGCGGCCGGGCTCCGACGCCCCGCTGTGGCTGGCGGTGTTCCTGGCGGCGCTCGTTCCGGCCAGCCTGCTCACCCAGCGGACGGTGGAGGAACCGGCCCGCCGCCTCGGCCGCAGGCTGGCCCGCCGGCTGCCGGCCCGATCCCGCCACGACGCCCGGGACGACACGCCCGCCGCGCCCCGGCGGGCCGTCGCCCGACGATAGCCCCCGGACGGCGAACGGCCCGGACCCCCGTCGCAGAACGGGAACCCGGGCCGTGCCGTCCGGTCGCTCAGCCCCGGCCGGCCGACTCCATCGCGGCCTTCACCGCGGCGCGCTTCTCCCGCAGCTTGGCCAGCGCCTCCTCGAGGATGGCCCGCCCGTCCTCGTCGCTGCGCCGCTCCTTGACGTACGCCAGGTGCGTCTTGTACGGCTCGGTCTTGGGCGGGGCCGGCGGGTTGTCGGGGTCCTTGCCCGCCGGGAAACCGCAACGGGGGCAGTCCCACGTGTCGGGGATCGCCACGTCGGTGGCGAAGCTGGGCCGGGTCTCGTGCCGGTTGGCACAGTAGAAGCTGACCCAGACCCGGGGCGCGGCGTCCCCGCGCTCGGCCTCTCCCATCGGGCCGGCCCCGACCCGGCTGCCCCGAATGGCGTTGCCACTACCCACGGACTACTCCTCGATTCATCGGCCGCCGACCCCGGGCGGGACAACGGCGGCTGCGTACTACCTGGGGGGTGACCCGGCTCAGCCGGCGCCGTTGGACTTCAGCAGCAGGCCGAGGACGATGATCGACGCGAACCAGATGATCCCGGTGCCGATCGTCAGCCGGTCGAGGTTGCGCTCGACCACGGAGGATCCGCCCAGGGACGAGGAGATGCCGCCGCCGAACATGTCGGACAGCCCCCCGCCCTTGCCCTTGTGCATCAGGACGAGCAGGACCATCAGCAGGCTGGTGACGATCAGGACGATCGAGGTTCCAAGGATCACGGTTGTTCAGCGCCTTCTCTGGCCGGCCCCGCGGCGCGGGGCGCTGGTCGACAACGGCTGACGGAGCCGGGCGGTTTACCCGTCAGATATCGAGGGTACGACGAAGTGACCGCTGGTTCAGCAAGAACCCCGCCACGCACCGGCGTGTCACCTCGTTTTCGTGCAGGCCGATCAGACCGGCAGGTCCCGGTATCGGCAGATCTTGACGAACTCGCCGGCGTCCAGGCTGGCCCCGCCCACCAGCGCGCCGTCCACGTCCGGCTGGGCCATGATCCCGGCGATGTTGTCGCCCTTGACCGACCCGCCGTACTGGATGCGGACCCCGGCGGCCAGTTCCTCGTCGTACAGCTCGGCCAGCCGCCCGCGGATCGCCGCGCAGACCTCCTGCGCGTCGGCCGGGGTGGCGACCTCGCCGGTGCCGATCGCCCACACCGGCTCGTAGGCGATCACGATGGACCGGGCCTGGTCGGCGGGGATCTTCTCCAGCGCACCGTCGACCTGGGCCAGGGTGTGCTCGACGTGCCGTCCGGCCTTGCGCACCTCCAGGCCCTCCCCCACGCACAGGATGGGGGTCAGCTCGTTGGCGTACGCCGCCTTGATCTTGGCGTTGACCAGGGCGTCGTCCTCGCGGTGGTACTGGCGCCGCTCGGAGTGCCCGATCACCACGTAGCTGCAGCGCAGCTTGGCCAGCATCGCGCCGGACACCTCGCCGGTGTAGGCGCCGGAGGCGTGCGCGGACACGTCCTGCGCGCCGTACCGGATGTCCAGCTTGTCGGCGTCCACCAGCGACTGCACCGAGCGGAGCGCGGTGAACGGCGGCAGCACCACCACCTCGACGGCCTCGTAGTCGGCCTCCTTGAGCGCGAACGCCAGCTTCTGCACCAGCGCCATCGCCTCGAAGTGGGTGTTGTTCATCTTCCAGTTGCCGGCGATGATCGGCTTACGGGAAGGGGTCTTGGCGGGGGCCATGCTCGTTCAGTCCTCCAGTGCCGACAGGCCGGGCAGCGTCTTGCCTTCCAGGTACTCCAGGCTCGCTCCGCCGCCGGTCGAGATGTGCGAGAAGGCGGCCTCGTCGAAGCCGAGGGTGCGCACCGCCGCGGCCGAGTCGCCGCCGCCGACCACGGTGAACGCGCCGGAGTCGATCAGGCCCTGGGCGATGGCGCGGGTGCCGTGCGAGAACGGCTCCATCTCGAACACGCCCATCGGGCCGTTCCAGAACACCGTCCTCGCCCCGGCCAGCCGCTCGGCGAACAGCCGCCCGGAGGCGGGGCCGATGTCCAGGCCCATCCGGTCGGCGGGGATCGCGTCGGCGGGGACCACGTCGTGGTCGGCGTCGGCGGCGAACGCGGTGGCCGCCACGATGTCGACCGGCAGCACGAACTCCACCCCGGCCTTCTCGGCCCGGGCCAGGTACTCGGTGACGGTGTCGAGCTGGTCCTCCTCCAGCAGGCTCCTGCCGACCTCGTGGCCCTGGGCCGCCAGGAAGGTGAAGACCATGCCGCCGCCGATGAGGATCCGGTCGGCCTTGCCCAGCAGGTTGTCGATGACGCCGAGCTTGTCGGAGACCTTGGAGCCGCCGAGCACCACCGCGTACGGGCGCTCGACGTTCTCGGTGAGCCGCCTGAGCACGCCGACCTCGGTGGCGATCAGGCCGCCGGCGGCGTGCGGCAGGCGCCGCGGGACGTCGTAGACGCTGGCGTGCTTGCGGTGCACCGCCCCGAACCCGTCGCCCACGTACAGCTCGGCGAGGGCGGCGAGCCGGTCGGCGAACGCGCCGCGCTCGGCGTCGTCCTTGCTGGTCTCGCCCGGCTCGAAGCGCAGGTTCTCCAGCAGCGCGACCTGGCCGTCGGCCAGTTGCCCGGCGATCCGGGACGCGGACTCGCCGACCACGTCGGAGGCGAACGCGACCTCGGTGCCGAGCAGCTCGCCGAGCCGCCGGGCGACCGGGGCCAGCGAGAACTCGGGCTTCACCTCGCCCTTGGGACGGCCCAGATGGGCGCAGACGATGACCTTGGCGCCGCGCTTGCGCAGCGCGTCGATGGTCGGCAGGCTGGCCCGGATCCGGCCGTCGTCGGTGATGCGGCGAGTCACTGTGGGGGGACGACCCCCCGCACCCCCCGATTCGGGGACAGCGTCACTCGCTGCGCTCGCTTCGCCGTCGTCGAGCGGGACGTTCAGGTCCGCGCGGACGAGCACCCGCTTCCCGCGTACGTCGAGATCGTCAATGGTGCGCAATCGATGTCCTTCCACTCATGGCGGGACTCGGCTCCCTCGTGGCGGCGGCGGACGCGCCGCCGCCCGTCATACAAGGACCGCCGTGACCGCGCGGCGGCGCGGTCACGGCGGGGGAGCGGGTCTTCAGAGCTGGGAACCGACGAGCTTGACCAGGTCCACCAGGCGGTTGGAGTAGCCCCACTCGTTGTCGTACCAGCCGACGACCTTGACCTGGTCGCCGATCACCTTGGTGAGGCCGGCGTCGAAGATGCAGGAGGCCGGGTCGGTGACGATGTCGGCGGACACGATCGGGTCCTCGGTGTAGGTGAGGATGCCGCGCAGCGGGCCCTCGGCGGCCTCCTTGATCGCCGCGTTGACCTCCTCGACGGTGGTCTCGCGGGCCAGCGTGACGGTCAGGTCGGTGGCCGAGCCGGTGGGGATCGGCACGCGCAGCGCGTACCCGTCCAGCTTGCCCTTCAGGTCCGGCAGCACCAGCCCGATCGCCTTGGCGGCGCCGGTGGAGGTCGGCACGATGTTCAGGGCGGCGGCGCGGGCGCGGCGCAGGTCCTTGTGCGGCCCGTCCTGCAGGTTCTGGTCCTGCGTGTAGGCGTGGATGGTGGTCATCAGGCCGCGCTCGATGCCGAACGTGTCGTGCAGCACCTTGGCCATCGGCGCCAGGCAGTTGGTGGTGCAGGACGCGTTGGAGATGATGGTGTGGTTGGCGGGGTCGTACTGCTCGTGGTTGACCCCCATCACCACGGTGACGTCCTCGTTCTTGGCCGGCGCCGAGATGATGACCTTCTTGGCGCCGTTGTCGGCGTGCACCCTGGCCTTGGTGGCGTCGGTGAACAGCCCGGTGGACTCGACCACGACGTCCACGCCGAGGTCGCCCCACTTGAGCTCGTTCGGGTCCTTCTTGGCGAACGCCTTGATGGTCCGGCCGCCGACCACGATCTCGTCCGCGCTCGCCTTCACCTCCTCGCCCAGCCGGCCGAGGATGCTGTCGTACTTCAGCAGGTGGGCGAGGGTGGCGTTGTCGGTCAGGTCGTTGACCGCCACGACCTCGACGTCGGCCCCGCCGGCCAGCAGGGCGCGGTAGAAGTTCCGGCCGATCCGGCCGAACCCGTTGATGCCTACGCGGATGGTCACCGAACCGCTCTCCTCGTACCTCGTCCCGCCCGGTGTCGTCCGGGCCTGGCAGCACTACGTCTCTCGCGGCGGATCCTCGGGATCCACCTCTTGCGACCCTATCCAATCCCCTCGCCGAGCCCCGACACCGCCCAAGGGTGAAGCCGAGGGTGAGCCCACCTCCCTCCCACGAGGGAGAGGGACCGCTCTCACCGGATTGGTCTAAACCATTGTGGTCTAGACCAATCAGTAACTCCAGCTTTTCCCGATCCCGCCCTCGCCATTCACCCCGAAGCCCCACCGCCCCGTCCCGAGCCCCTGCACCCGAGGGCCCTGAAGGCCACCGCGAGCGGGCCCGCGTGGCCGTGAGGGAGGAGGCTTTCAAGATCGCGAGGAACGAGCGATCTTGAAAACGACGACCGCACGGCCACGCGTCCCAAGGCCCGCGAGCCGCGTGAGCGAAGCGAGCGCAACCAAACCCGCCCGCTCGCCGCCGCGCCGGAGGCGCGGCCATGAACACGCCCGCGAGCCGCTGCGGCTTCGCCGCGGCCGAAATCAGGGCGCCAGCATGTCGGCGGTCAGGTTGGCCTCGGTGCCGGGGATGCCGGCCTCGCTGGCGCGCTTGTCGGCCATGGCCAGCAGGCGGCGGATGCGGCCGGCGATGGCGTCCTTGGTCAGCGGCGGGTCGGCGAGCTGGCCGAGCTCCTCCAGGGAGGCCTGCTTGTGCTCCAGGCGGAGCTTGCCGGCGGCCACCAGGTGCTCGGGCGCGTCGTCGCCGAGGATCTCCAGGGCGCGGGCGACGCGGGCGCCGGCCGCCACGGCGGCGCGGGCGGACCGGCGCAGGTTGGCGTCGTCGAAGTTGGCCAGCCGGTTGGCGGTGGCCCGGACCTCGCGGCGCATCCGGCGTTCCTCCCAGGCCAGCACGCTGTCGTGGGCGCCCAGCCGGGTGAGCAGCGCGCTGATGGCGTCGCCGTCGCGGACCACCACCCGGTCCACGCCGCGCACCTCGCGGGCCTTGGCCGGCACCTTGAGCCGGCGGGCGGCGCCGACCAGCGCCAGCGCGGCCTCCGGGCCGGGGCAGGTGACCTCCAGCGACATGGAACGGCCGGGTTCGGTGAGGGAGCCGTGCGCCAGGAACGCCCCCCGCCAGGCCGACTCGGCGTCACAGGCCGCGCCCGCCACCACGTGCCGCGGCAGCCCCCGCACCGGGCGGCCGTGGTTGTCGATCAGGCCGGTCTGCCGGGCCAGCGACTCGCCCTCGCGGAACACCCGCACCACGTACCGGTTGCCCTTGCGCAGCCCGCTGGGGGCGAGCACCACCACGTCGGAGGTGTGCCCGAACACCTCCGCGATGTCCTTGCGCAACCGGCGGGCGGCGGCACCGGTGTCGAGCTCGGCCTCGATCACGATCCGGCCGCTCACCAGATGCAGCCCGCCGGCGAACCGCAGCAGCGTCGACACCTCGGCCTTGCGGCAGCAGGGCTTCATGATCGACAGCCTGCTCAGCTCGTCCTTCACCACGCCGGTCATCGCCATAGACGAATACCTCCCCCTCGTGAACCCGTCCAGCAGTCTCGCCGATTCCCGGCGGGCAGTGCCTCAGTCAGTGAATATCTGTGCGAAAGCTTGGGCCAGCCGAGCCGGATCGTGCCGCGGAGTGCCGTCGGCGGCCGCCACGTCGGCGAGCATCAGCCGTCCCCCCAGCATCCGCACCGCCTTGTCGAGGGCGTCGGCGTCCTCCACCACCCCGCGGTCGGCCAGCACCACGTCGACCCGCAGGTCCGGCGCGTGCGACTGGAGCACCTCCAGATGGGCCTGCGGGGAGAACCCGTCGGTCTCCCCCGGCTGCGGCGCCAGGTTGAGCGCGACGACCCGCCGCGCCCGGGTCCCGATCAGCGCCCGGGCCAGTTCGGGGACCTTCAGGTGCACCAGCACGCTGGTGAACCAGGAGCCGGGGCCGAACACCACCCAGTCGGCGTCCTCGATCGCGGCCAGCGCCTCGGGGCAGGCCGGCGGGTCGGGCGGCACCAGCGACACCCCCAGCACCTTGCCGGGCGTCTTGGCGCACGCCACCTGGCCGCGGACCTGCACGACGTCGTCGGGCCTGGCCGGGTCGGCGCCCTGCACGTCGGCGACGATGTCCAGCGGGACCGACGCCATCGGCAGCACCCGGCCCTGCGCGCCCAGCAGCCGGCCCACCCAGTCCAGCCCGGCCACCGTGGCCTCCGGCCGGGTCGCGCCGGCCTCGCCCTCCCCCAGCAGCTCCCACAGCGCCACGATCAGCAGGTTGCCGACCGCGTGCTCGTGCAGTTCCCCCTGGCTGCGGAAGCGGTGCTGCACGACCCGGCTCCAGGTCCGGCCCCACTCGTCGTCGCCGCACAGCGCGGCCAGCGCCATCCGCAGGTCACCGGGCGGCAGCACCCCCAGCTCGCGGCGCAGCCGGCCGCTGGAGCCGCCGTCGTCGGCCACCGTCACGACGGCGGTGAGCCGCTGCGTGACCCGCCGCAGCGCCGACAGCGACGCGTACAGCCCGTGCCCTCCGCCGAGCGCCACCACCTTGTGGCCACCGCGTCCGATCACGCCATCGCCCCGCCCTCATCGGCCCGGCCGGCCGTCCGTCCTGCTCGCACTCCCGACTCGCCCCTCCGTCCGCGGACCCGGCGTCCGCCCCGGCGGGCGGACGAACGGCACTATCTTCGAGCATCGCGGACATCGTCGGCGACCCCGCGACCCGGCGCGCGCGGCCCGCCGGTGGCCGTGGGTTCTTGCCCGGCAGCGGCGGATCAATCCCGGACCGGCCGGGCGCTCACTCCCGGCCCAGGTCGCGGTGGGCGACCTGGACCTCGATGCCGGTGTCGCGCAGCCGGGCGGCCAGCTGCTCGGCCATCGCCACGCTGCGGTGCTTGCCGCCGGTGCAGCCCACCGCCAGGGTCACATAGTGCTTGCCCTCGCGTTCGTACCCCTCGGCCAGCAGCCGCAGCACCTCGGTGTAGGAGTCCAGGAACTCCTTGGCGCCG is a genomic window containing:
- the secG gene encoding preprotein translocase subunit SecG; this translates as MILGTSIVLIVTSLLMVLLVLMHKGKGGGLSDMFGGGISSSLGGSSVVERNLDRLTIGTGIIWFASIIVLGLLLKSNGAG
- the tpiA gene encoding triose-phosphate isomerase — translated: MAPAKTPSRKPIIAGNWKMNNTHFEAMALVQKLAFALKEADYEAVEVVVLPPFTALRSVQSLVDADKLDIRYGAQDVSAHASGAYTGEVSGAMLAKLRCSYVVIGHSERRQYHREDDALVNAKIKAAYANELTPILCVGEGLEVRKAGRHVEHTLAQVDGALEKIPADQARSIVIAYEPVWAIGTGEVATPADAQEVCAAIRGRLAELYDEELAAGVRIQYGGSVKGDNIAGIMAQPDVDGALVGGASLDAGEFVKICRYRDLPV
- a CDS encoding acyltransferase family protein → MGAAHANGTSARLAWLDALRGLAAMAVAFHHATYHYTPDLRARLTAWFDPGMYGVLVFFLVSGYIIPASLERSGSLPRFWVGRAFRIYPLLLFALAAITAIAAAGLWPLRDGLGDMNGWVAALAHLTMLQDLLAVPNALNVLWTLSYEMVFYLLVAALFAVGLHRRSAGVAAGLATAAGAAVLLGGLPSAGALARVAGTAPVVTVTALALAAAIGCAFSGRPAVRTAGTVLGGVLAAVLLTANGRVPLWEGLVILAVMFTGTAIYRAEHRQTGVGAAAAGGGLVLAVAVAAGLWHMGGWNLPADQVLGLRRAWASAVLLAAVTFAVGMALRHRRMPRWLTGLGVISYSVYLLHPVLLVTADAVFGRPGSDAPLWLAVFLAALVPASLLTQRTVEEPARRLGRRLARRLPARSRHDARDDTPAAPRRAVARR
- a CDS encoding RNA polymerase-binding protein RbpA, whose protein sequence is MGSGNAIRGSRVGAGPMGEAERGDAAPRVWVSFYCANRHETRPSFATDVAIPDTWDCPRCGFPAGKDPDNPPAPPKTEPYKTHLAYVKERRSDEDGRAILEEALAKLREKRAAVKAAMESAGRG
- a CDS encoding phosphoglycerate kinase codes for the protein MRTIDDLDVRGKRVLVRADLNVPLDDGEASAASDAVPESGGAGGRPPTVTRRITDDGRIRASLPTIDALRKRGAKVIVCAHLGRPKGEVKPEFSLAPVARRLGELLGTEVAFASDVVGESASRIAGQLADGQVALLENLRFEPGETSKDDAERGAFADRLAALAELYVGDGFGAVHRKHASVYDVPRRLPHAAGGLIATEVGVLRRLTENVERPYAVVLGGSKVSDKLGVIDNLLGKADRILIGGGMVFTFLAAQGHEVGRSLLEEDQLDTVTEYLARAEKAGVEFVLPVDIVAATAFAADADHDVVPADAIPADRMGLDIGPASGRLFAERLAGARTVFWNGPMGVFEMEPFSHGTRAIAQGLIDSGAFTVVGGGDSAAAVRTLGFDEAAFSHISTGGGASLEYLEGKTLPGLSALED
- the gap gene encoding type I glyceraldehyde-3-phosphate dehydrogenase, giving the protein MTIRVGINGFGRIGRNFYRALLAGGADVEVVAVNDLTDNATLAHLLKYDSILGRLGEEVKASADEIVVGGRTIKAFAKKDPNELKWGDLGVDVVVESTGLFTDATKARVHADNGAKKVIISAPAKNEDVTVVMGVNHEQYDPANHTIISNASCTTNCLAPMAKVLHDTFGIERGLMTTIHAYTQDQNLQDGPHKDLRRARAAALNIVPTSTGAAKAIGLVLPDLKGKLDGYALRVPIPTGSATDLTVTLARETTVEEVNAAIKEAAEGPLRGILTYTEDPIVSADIVTDPASCIFDAGLTKVIGDQVKVVGWYDNEWGYSNRLVDLVKLVGSQL
- a CDS encoding gluconeogenesis factor YvcK family protein, whose product is MIGRGGHKVVALGGGHGLYASLSALRRVTQRLTAVVTVADDGGSSGRLRRELGVLPPGDLRMALAALCGDDEWGRTWSRVVQHRFRSQGELHEHAVGNLLIVALWELLGEGEAGATRPEATVAGLDWVGRLLGAQGRVLPMASVPLDIVADVQGADPARPDDVVQVRGQVACAKTPGKVLGVSLVPPDPPACPEALAAIEDADWVVFGPGSWFTSVLVHLKVPELARALIGTRARRVVALNLAPQPGETDGFSPQAHLEVLQSHAPDLRVDVVLADRGVVEDADALDKAVRMLGGRLMLADVAAADGTPRHDPARLAQAFAQIFTD
- the whiA gene encoding DNA-binding protein WhiA, with protein sequence MAMTGVVKDELSRLSIMKPCCRKAEVSTLLRFAGGLHLVSGRIVIEAELDTGAAARRLRKDIAEVFGHTSDVVVLAPSGLRKGNRYVVRVFREGESLARQTGLIDNHGRPVRGLPRHVVAGAACDAESAWRGAFLAHGSLTEPGRSMSLEVTCPGPEAALALVGAARRLKVPAKAREVRGVDRVVVRDGDAISALLTRLGAHDSVLAWEERRMRREVRATANRLANFDDANLRRSARAAVAAGARVARALEILGDDAPEHLVAAGKLRLEHKQASLEELGQLADPPLTKDAIAGRIRRLLAMADKRASEAGIPGTEANLTADMLAP